From Vigna unguiculata cultivar IT97K-499-35 chromosome 5, ASM411807v1, whole genome shotgun sequence, the proteins below share one genomic window:
- the LOC114185242 gene encoding reticulon-4-interacting protein 1, mitochondrial: MRIPSNRAFTRITPSAFSYHRFKSYVSDCRAVLLPSFGGPDLLELRSNVQVPPLKPHEVLVHTRAVSVNPLDTRMRAGYGRSIFERLLPLILGRDISGEVAAVGASVTSVSVGEQVFGALHPTAVRGTYTDYAILSEDEVTPKPDSLTHVEASAIPFAALTAWRGLKCTARISEGQRILVVGGGGAVGLAAIQLAVAAGCSVVTTCGGQSVERLLAAGAEQAVDYVAEDVELAIKGRFDAVLDTIGVSETERIGISFLKRGGHYMTLQGEAASLADRYGLAIGLPAATALLLNKQLLYRCTHGIEYSWTYMRADSDGLNEIRKLCEAGKMKIPVHTTFPITQVKEAHEAKDKKLIPGKIVLEFD, translated from the exons ATGCGGATTCCGAGCAATCGCGCGTTCACGAGAATAACGCCCTCTGCTTTCAGTTATCACCGTTTCAAATCCTACGTTTCAGACTGCAGAGCCGTGCTTCTTCCCTCCTTCGGTGGACCCGACCTGCTTGAGCTTCGGTCGAACGTGCAAGTCCCTCCGCTGAAGCCGCACGAAGTCCTCGTCCACACGCGTGCCGTTTCCGTCAACCCCTTGGATACTCGT ATGCGTGCCGGTTACGGGCGTTCCATTTTCGAGAGATTGTTGCCTCTCATTTTGGGGCGCGACATCAGTGGTGAGGTTGCGGCGGTTGGAGCTTCTGTGACGTCGGTGAGTGTGGGAGAACAGGTTTTTGGGGCTCTGCATCCCACTGCTGTGAGGGGCACTTACACGGACTATGCGATTCTCTCAGAGGATGAGGTTACTCCGAAGCCAGATTCACTTACTCACGTG GAAGCCAGTGCCATTCCTTTTGCTGCATTGACAGCTTGGCGTGGACTAAAATGTACAGCGAGAATAAGTGAGGG ACAAAGGATATTAGTAGTGGGAGGTGGAGGAGCAGTAGGGTTGGCTGCAATTCAGCTTGCAGTAGCTGCTGGATGCTCTGTTGTAACTACTTGTGGAGGTCAAAGCGTAGAGAGACTGTTAGCTGCTGGTGCGGAGCAAGCTGTTGATTATGTTGCTGAG GATGTTGAATTGGCTATAAAGGGGAGGTTTGATGCTGTTTTGGATACTATTGGTGTCTCAGAGACAGAACGAATAGGCATTAGTTTTCTGAAACGAGGTGGACATTACATGACACTTCAG GGGGAGGCAGCATCCTTGGCTGATAGGTATGGACTTGCTATTGGGCTTCCAGCAGCTACAGCTCTTTTATTGAATAAACAGCTTCTATACCGGTGCACTCATGGAATAG AATACTCATGGACATACATGAGGGCTGACTCAGACGGTTTAAATGAGATTCGAAAGCTATGTGAAGCTGGGAAGATGAAGATACCTGTGCATACAACGTTTCCCATAACACAAGTAAAAGAGGCACATGAGGCAAAAGACAAGAAGCTCATTCCAGGTAAAATAGTTCTGGAATTTGATTGA
- the LOC114185196 gene encoding RNA exonuclease 4, with the protein MKKPKQTQLNPNWLQLQQKLNDSKAPRTFKSSDKVTPESILGKRKERPDEESNDSQINPLIPVNDDSSLTDAVAMDCEMVGVGQGNKSALGRVTLVNKWGNVIYDEFVRPMERVVDFRTRISGIRPRDLRKAKDFWTAQKKVSELINGRILVGHALSNDFKALLLTHPKKDIRDTSEYQPFLGSSSRRALRHLAAEHLGVQIQTGEHCPIEDARAAMLLYQRHKKDWEKSIKDQFRFKQKQRKSKQKKKHKIEDASNANHVEIES; encoded by the exons ATGAAGAAACCGAAGCAAACGCAGTTGAATCCCAATTGGCTTCAACTCCAACAA AAGCTGAATGACTCCAAGGCTCCAAGGACCTTCAAAAGTTCAGATAAAGTTACCCCAGAATCAATATTGG GGAAACGTAAAGAGAGACCAGACGAGGAATCCAATGATAGTCAGATTAATCCTCTTATTCCTGTAAATGATGATTCAAG TCTGACAGATGCAGTGGCCATGGATTGTGAAATGGTTGGTGTTGGTCAAGGAAACAAAAGTGCTCTTGGAAGAGTAACTCTG GTTAATAAGTGGGGAAATGTTATTTATGACGAGTTTGTTCGGCCAATGGAACGGGTTGTTGACTTCCGCACTAGAATCAGTGGCATAAGGCCTCGAGATCTTAGAAAAG CAAAGGATTTTTGGACTGCTCAGAAGAAAGTGTCAGAGTTGATCAACGGAAGGATCCTTGTTGGTCATGCCTTGTCCAATGACTTTAAG GCATTGTTATTAACTCATCCCAAGAAGGATATAAGAGATACCTCCGAGTACCAACCATTTCTAGG ATCAAGTAGCAGAAGAGCACTGCGACATCTTGCTGCCGAACATCTTGGTGTGCAGATCCAAACAGGAGAGCACTGCCCA ATAGAAGATGCTCGTGCTGCTATGCTGCTTTACCAAAGACATAAGAAGGACTGGGAAAAGAGCATAAAAGATCAATTTCGGTTCAAGCAGAAGCAAAGGAAATCGAAGCAGAAAAAGAAGCACAAGATTGAAGATGCTTCAAATGCAAACCATGTTGAAATTGAATCCTAG
- the LOC114185173 gene encoding uncharacterized protein LOC114185173: METDRERPHRSTSSNSSSTSELFVCFTSRLSSSSMKLSSKSILSPSRSRDPPQISLSSSVSRRLKSNGSMKGGQASPMFPTAGKRRGCGFENPEPSSPKVTCIGQVRVKTKKQGKKIRARSKRRGEASFRKGEQGGANANGNANPNADLTRQNSQGFQHHQNCLKHRNQRWVHLPLTICEALREFSCFFPCRSSCMSSEKEKEKGGGVEGGGLVREGSCGNGLGRWLVALQDGDGKGRGIELVMEEEMEDGRERGERSRSQRRHVFEDIDVDLVVGEEEEKKNDEVVGEEEEKARVSICIPPKNALLLMRCRSDPVKMAALANRFWESPVHKTKCQEEEKEGEEHDEEDIVDEDEQEVEDDDTQQPIKVKEDEQQVEVEEEEEEEVERETIEDTICQRETETMVVVSEEEEEEAGKESYEVESVGNIESREFHEVKEEEEKSDQEANENAIEKGETLTHSEAHSDLHNLKTEGKEVNLQEAIEVRENNESSELSSTPETFTASEPTPETFTASEPENDDGEPETEAVTTETSEGSTEEEEEKVTTETETQEPTRDPNSDPQSKERENGSKCEDRERETLPECLLLMMCEPKLSMEVSKETWVCSTDFIRWLPERPAAAGGGKRLNGETFTKTKPKPKPSPPLMQPPRSSCSFPAMGGAAGVSMATMIEQKLVGSKSGNGYEPFVLTRCKSEPMRSSAKLAPEACFWNNRKLEPHPPAAQLGVGAPAGVGF, from the coding sequence atggagacAGATAGAGAGAGACCCCATCGCAGCACAAGTAGCAATAGCAGTAGCACAAGCGAGTTGTTTGTTTGCTTCACTTCCCGTTTGTCCTCTTCATCCATGAAGCTCTCTTCTAAGTCCATTCTCAGCCCAAGCCGCAGCAGAGACCCTCCTCAGATTTCCCTCTCTTCTTCCGTCAGCAGGAGGCTCAAGAGCAATGGCAGCATGAAGGGAGGCCAAGCCTCTCCCATGTTCCCAACTGCTGGCAAGAGAAGAGGGTGTGGCTTTGAGAACCCTGAACCTTCTTCTCCCAAAGTCACTTGCATTGGCCAGGTGAGGGTCAAGACCAAGAAGCAAGGGAAGAAGATAAGGGCAAGGTCTAAGAGGAGAGGAGAGGCTAGCTTTAGGAAGGGTGAACAAGGTGGTGCAAATGCCAATGGAAATGCAAATCCTAATGCAGATCTAACTAGACAAAACAGCCAAGGGTTTCAGCATCACCAGAACTGCTTGAAGCATCGGAATCAGAGATGGGTGCATCTCCCCTTGACAATATGTGAGGCCTTGAGAGAGTTCAGCTGCTTCTTTCCTTGCAGGTCTTCTTGCATGTCAAgtgagaaggagaaggaaaaggGTGGTGGAGTGGAAGGAGGAGGACTTGTGAGAGAGGGTTCGTGTGGGAATGGACTTGGAAGGTGGCTGGTGGCTTTGCAGGATGGGGATGGGAAGGGAAGGGGGATTGAGTTAGTGATGGAGGAAGAAATGGAGGATGGAAGAGAGAGAGGTGAGAGGAGCCGCAGCCAGAGGAGGCATGTGTTTGAGGACATTGATGTTGATTTGGTGGTtggagaggaagaagagaagaagaatgatGAGGTGGTgggagaggaagaagagaaagcAAGAGTTAGCATATGTATTCCTCCCAAaaatgctcttttattgatgaGATGCAGATCTGATCCAGTCAAAATGGCAGCTCTGGCTAACCGTTTTTGGGAATCACCTGTTCACAAAACCAAAtgtcaagaagaagaaaaagaaggggaAGAACATGATGAAGAAGACATTGTGGATGAAGATGAACAAGAAGTAGAAGATGATGACACACAGCAACCCATCAAAGTGAAAGAGGATGAGCAACAagtagaagtagaagaagaagaagaagaagaagttgaaaGAGAAACCATAGAAGATACCATTTGCCAAAGAGAAACAGAAACTATGGTGGTGGtcagtgaagaagaagaagaagaagccggGAAGGAAAGCTATGAAGTTGAAAGCGTAGGAAACATAGAAAGCAGAGAGTTTCATGAAGtaaaagaagaggaagaaaagagtGACCAAGAAGCAAATGAAAATGCCATCGAAAAAGGTGAAACTTTAACACATTCTGAAGCTCATTCAGATCTCCACAACCTTAAAACCGAAGGAAAAGAGGTTAATCTCCAAGAGGCTATAGAAGTGAGAGAAAACAACGAAAGCTCAGAACTTTCTTCCACCCCAGAAACGTTCACAGCTTCAGAACCCACCCCAGAAACGTTCACAGCTTCAGAACCGGAAAACGACGACGGAGAGCCAGAAACGGAAGCAGTGACGACCGAAACTTCAGAAGGGTCAacggaggaggaagaagagaaagtGACTACGGAGACCGAAACGCAAGAGCCGACCCGAGACCCGAATTCGGATCCACAGTCAAAGGAGCGAGAAAATGGGTCAAAATGCGAAGATAGAGAAAGGGAAACGTTGCCGGAGTGCTTGTTACTGATGATGTGCGAGCCCAAGCTGTCAATGGAGGTGTCCAAGGAAACGTGGGTTTGCAGCACCGACTTCATACGGTGGCTACCGGAGAGACCTGCCGCCGCAGGCGGCGGCAAAAGGCTGAATGGAGAGACCTTTACAAAGACCAAGCCGAAGCCGAAGCCTTCTCCACCGCTGATGCAGCCGCCACGGTCGTCGTGTTCGTTCCCGGCGATGGGCGGTGCCGCCGGAGTGTCAATGGCGACAATGATTGAGCAGAAGCTGGTGGGGTCGAAATCAGGTAATGGGTACGAGCCGTTTGTGCTCACGCGCTGCAAGTCGGAGCCGATGAGGTCATCGGCTAAGCTAGCTCCGGAGGCTTGCTTTTGGAACAACAGGAAGCTTGAGCCGCATCCACCCGCCGCTCAGCTTGGGGTCGGCGCGCCGGCTGGTGTTggattttga